Proteins from one Caulobacter sp. 73W genomic window:
- a CDS encoding efflux RND transporter permease subunit: MNFSKFFVTRPRFAAVLSIIIFIAGLVSLPALPISEYPEVVPPTVVVRAVYPGANPSVIGQTVAAPLEQSINGVEGMLYQSSQSAADGVMTLTVTFALGTDLDQAQVQVQNKVAQALPKLPQEVQRIGVTTTKASPDLTLVVHLTSPDNRYDTLYLSNYAQLNIKDRLARIEGVGDVQIFGSGAYSMRVWLDPDRLAALNLTAGDVVRSLREQNVQVAAGQLGAPPTPGMSDFQLSVNAPGRLQDEQEFGEVIVRAGADGQITRLRDVARIELGSNTYALRALLDNKQAAAMPVFQRPGSNALEMAGEVKKAMEELSKEFPEGVKYEIVYDTTAFVQESIDSVVHTLIEALVLVVIVVVVFLQSWRASIIPLLAVPVSLIGTFAIMLMLGFGLNALTLFGLVLAIGIVVDDAIVVVENVERHIADGLSPPEATRKAMAEVTGPIIAVALVLCAVFVPAAFISGLTGEFYRQFALTIAISTVISAINSLTLSPALAAVLLQPHGAEKDRFQKLIDRALGWFFGPFNHYFGRASNGYVRTVSRVLGKSSVAIVVYGGLILLTVFAFAKTPGGFVPQQDKAYVVSMIQLPDAASLDRTEKVVREVTDIGMKIPGVAHAVAFPGLSINGFINSPNSAVVFFPLEDFKSRRGHDKSMETIVGELNAKLSQIPDAQIASFPPPSVQGLGTIGGFRMQIVDKAGLGSDELYKETQNLIAKAQKDPALAGVFSSYQVGVPKIEADIDREKARASGVSLTDLFETMQVYLGSLYVNDFNRFGRTYEVNVQADQRFRLQPEQMLRLQTRNADGQMIPLGSFVTFKEGTGPDREMHYNGLLTAEINGGPAPGYSTGQAQAALEKLAAEELPNGMGFEWTELTYQQILAGNTAVFIFPLCVLLAFLVLVAQYESWSLPLVVILIVPMTLLSALGGVFLTQGDNNIFTQIGLIVLVGLACKNAILIVEFAREREMHGDSPLQAVLEACRLRLRPILMTSIAFIMGVYPLVVSHGAGAEMRQAMGVAVFSGMIGVTFFGLLLTPVFYYVIRRFTARKAVLPAPAVEAEAQASH, translated from the coding sequence ATGAACTTCTCAAAGTTCTTCGTGACCAGGCCGCGGTTCGCCGCGGTCCTGTCGATCATCATCTTCATCGCGGGCCTGGTGTCGCTGCCGGCCCTGCCGATCAGCGAATATCCGGAAGTGGTGCCGCCGACGGTCGTCGTGCGCGCCGTCTATCCGGGCGCCAACCCGTCGGTCATCGGCCAGACGGTGGCCGCCCCCCTCGAACAGTCGATCAACGGCGTCGAGGGCATGCTCTACCAGTCGTCCCAGTCGGCGGCGGACGGGGTGATGACCTTGACCGTGACCTTCGCCCTGGGCACCGACCTGGACCAGGCCCAGGTGCAGGTCCAGAACAAGGTTGCGCAGGCCCTGCCCAAGCTGCCCCAGGAGGTGCAGCGCATCGGCGTGACCACCACCAAGGCGTCGCCCGACCTGACGCTGGTGGTCCACCTGACCTCGCCCGACAATCGCTATGACACGCTGTATCTGAGCAACTACGCCCAGCTGAACATCAAGGATCGCCTGGCCCGGATCGAGGGCGTGGGCGACGTGCAGATCTTCGGCTCGGGCGCGTATTCCATGCGCGTCTGGCTGGACCCGGATCGCCTGGCCGCCCTGAACCTGACGGCGGGCGACGTGGTGCGCTCCCTGCGCGAGCAGAACGTCCAGGTGGCCGCCGGCCAGCTCGGCGCCCCGCCGACCCCCGGCATGTCGGACTTCCAGCTGTCGGTGAACGCCCCCGGGCGTCTGCAGGACGAGCAGGAGTTCGGCGAAGTCATCGTGCGCGCCGGCGCCGACGGCCAGATCACGCGCCTGCGCGACGTGGCCCGCATCGAGCTGGGCTCCAACACCTATGCGCTGCGCGCGCTGCTGGACAACAAGCAGGCCGCGGCCATGCCCGTCTTCCAGCGCCCGGGCTCCAACGCCCTGGAGATGGCTGGCGAGGTCAAGAAGGCCATGGAGGAGCTCTCCAAGGAGTTCCCCGAGGGCGTGAAGTACGAGATCGTCTACGACACCACCGCCTTCGTGCAGGAGTCGATCGACTCGGTGGTCCACACCCTGATCGAAGCGCTGGTCCTGGTGGTCATCGTGGTCGTGGTCTTCCTGCAGAGCTGGCGCGCGTCGATCATCCCGCTGCTGGCGGTGCCGGTGTCGCTGATCGGCACCTTCGCGATCATGCTGATGCTGGGCTTCGGCCTGAACGCCCTGACCCTGTTCGGTCTGGTGCTGGCCATCGGCATCGTGGTCGATGACGCCATCGTCGTGGTCGAGAACGTGGAGCGGCACATCGCCGACGGGCTCAGCCCGCCGGAGGCCACCCGCAAGGCCATGGCCGAAGTGACCGGGCCGATCATCGCGGTCGCCCTGGTGCTGTGCGCCGTGTTCGTCCCCGCCGCCTTCATCAGCGGCCTGACCGGAGAGTTCTATCGCCAGTTCGCCCTGACCATCGCCATCTCGACGGTGATCTCGGCCATCAACTCCCTGACCCTGTCGCCGGCCCTGGCCGCCGTCCTGCTCCAACCGCACGGCGCGGAGAAAGACCGCTTCCAGAAGCTGATCGACCGGGCGCTGGGCTGGTTCTTCGGACCGTTCAACCACTACTTCGGCCGCGCCTCGAACGGCTATGTGCGGACGGTGTCGCGGGTGCTGGGCAAGTCCAGCGTCGCCATCGTCGTCTATGGCGGGCTGATCCTGCTGACGGTGTTCGCCTTCGCCAAGACGCCTGGCGGCTTCGTGCCGCAACAGGACAAGGCCTATGTCGTCTCGATGATCCAGCTGCCCGACGCGGCGTCGCTGGACCGCACCGAGAAGGTCGTCCGCGAGGTGACCGATATCGGCATGAAGATCCCCGGCGTCGCCCACGCCGTGGCCTTCCCCGGCCTGTCGATCAACGGCTTCATCAACAGCCCGAACTCCGCCGTCGTGTTCTTCCCGTTGGAGGACTTCAAGTCCCGCCGCGGGCACGACAAGTCGATGGAGACCATCGTCGGCGAGCTGAACGCCAAGCTTAGCCAGATTCCCGACGCCCAGATCGCCAGCTTCCCGCCCCCGTCCGTCCAGGGCCTGGGCACCATCGGCGGCTTCCGCATGCAGATCGTCGACAAGGCGGGCCTGGGTTCGGACGAACTGTACAAGGAAACCCAGAACCTGATCGCCAAGGCGCAGAAGGATCCGGCCCTGGCCGGGGTGTTCTCCAGCTATCAGGTGGGCGTGCCCAAGATCGAGGCCGATATCGACCGCGAGAAGGCGCGTGCTTCGGGCGTGTCCCTGACCGACCTGTTCGAGACGATGCAGGTCTATCTGGGCTCGCTGTACGTCAACGACTTCAACCGCTTTGGCCGCACCTACGAGGTCAACGTCCAGGCCGACCAGCGCTTCCGCCTGCAGCCCGAGCAGATGCTCCGACTCCAGACCCGGAACGCCGACGGCCAGATGATCCCGCTGGGGTCGTTCGTGACCTTCAAGGAGGGCACGGGTCCTGACCGCGAGATGCACTACAACGGCCTGCTGACCGCCGAGATCAACGGCGGCCCGGCGCCCGGCTACTCCACCGGCCAGGCCCAGGCGGCGCTCGAGAAACTGGCCGCCGAGGAACTGCCGAACGGCATGGGCTTCGAGTGGACCGAGCTGACCTACCAGCAGATCCTGGCGGGCAACACGGCGGTGTTCATCTTCCCGCTGTGCGTGCTGCTGGCCTTCCTGGTGCTGGTCGCCCAGTACGAGAGCTGGAGCCTGCCGCTGGTCGTCATCCTGATCGTGCCGATGACCCTGCTGTCGGCCCTGGGCGGGGTGTTCCTGACCCAAGGCGACAACAACATCTTCACCCAGATCGGGCTGATCGTGCTGGTCGGGTTGGCGTGCAAGAACGCCATCCTCATCGTCGAGTTCGCCCGCGAGCGGGAGATGCACGGCGACAGCCCGCTTCAGGCGGTGCTGGAAGCCTGCCGCCTGCGCCTGCGTCCGATCCTGATGACCTCGATCGCCTTCATCATGGGGGTCTACCCCCTGGTGGTGTCGCACGGGGCCGGGGCGGAGATGCGCCAGGCCATGGGCGTGGCGGTGTTCAGCGGCATGATCGGGGTGACCTTCTTCGGCCTGCTGCTGACGCCCGTCTTCTACTACGTCATCCGCCGCTTCACGGCCCGCAAGGCCGTCCTCCCCGCCCCGGCGGTCGAGGCCGAAGCGCAAGCCTCGCACTAG
- a CDS encoding efflux transporter outer membrane subunit: protein MTLLRTLLIAGASLTAVACAVGPDYKAPAVAPVAYQNAETFVTTANPEVEWWKGFEDPILDQLVIQALGDNLDLRVAIARVAEARALFTDTKLDQLPRVTTRGAYSLTDQQFPAGNPRIEIEAFQAGFDAGWELDLFGRVRRGVEAARADLGATEADLRDAQVTVAAEVARNYFELRGAQERLAVARRNLETQRETVRLTQVRFDVGRGDAIDVASATARMKATEAAIPVLVTAETRANYRLAVLTGQRPGALDTLLAPRAEGLRPLIKALAIGDAGDLLRRRPDVQAAERRLAGQTARVGVATADLFPRVSVTGFVGFLSGDLSSFGNASSRAWSVAPTVTWPGLDFIGARARLKAQEAREEASLATYDQTVLRAIEDLENALVAYRQQQAQLASLTEQASASRRAAELARVQYREGGIDFLVLLDAERTLLAAEDALSVAETGVNTNVVAIYKALGGGWTPA from the coding sequence ATGACCTTGCTACGCACCCTGCTCATCGCCGGCGCCAGCCTGACGGCCGTCGCCTGCGCGGTGGGCCCTGACTACAAGGCGCCGGCCGTCGCGCCGGTCGCCTACCAGAACGCCGAGACCTTCGTCACCACGGCCAACCCCGAGGTGGAATGGTGGAAAGGCTTCGAGGACCCGATCCTCGACCAGCTCGTCATTCAGGCGCTGGGCGACAACCTGGACCTGCGCGTCGCCATCGCCCGCGTGGCCGAGGCGCGGGCCCTGTTCACAGACACCAAGCTGGACCAGCTGCCGCGGGTCACCACCCGCGGCGCCTATTCGCTGACCGACCAGCAGTTCCCGGCCGGCAATCCCCGGATCGAGATCGAGGCGTTCCAGGCCGGCTTCGACGCCGGCTGGGAGCTGGACCTGTTCGGCCGCGTGCGCCGGGGCGTGGAGGCGGCGCGCGCCGACCTCGGCGCCACGGAGGCCGACCTGCGCGACGCCCAGGTGACGGTCGCCGCCGAGGTGGCCCGCAACTACTTCGAACTGCGCGGGGCGCAGGAGCGGCTGGCCGTGGCCCGCCGCAACCTGGAGACCCAGCGCGAGACGGTGCGCCTGACCCAGGTGCGCTTCGACGTGGGTCGCGGCGACGCCATCGACGTGGCCAGCGCCACGGCGCGGATGAAGGCCACGGAAGCGGCCATCCCGGTTCTGGTCACGGCCGAGACGCGGGCGAACTACCGCCTCGCGGTCCTGACCGGCCAGCGTCCGGGCGCGCTCGACACCCTGCTGGCGCCGCGCGCCGAGGGGCTGCGACCGCTGATCAAGGCCCTGGCCATCGGCGACGCCGGCGACCTGCTGCGCCGGAGGCCTGACGTGCAGGCGGCCGAGCGCCGCCTGGCCGGACAGACCGCCCGGGTCGGGGTGGCGACGGCCGACCTGTTCCCGCGCGTCAGCGTCACCGGCTTCGTCGGCTTCCTGTCGGGGGACCTGTCGTCCTTCGGGAACGCCAGCAGCCGGGCATGGAGCGTGGCGCCGACCGTGACCTGGCCGGGCCTGGACTTCATCGGCGCCCGGGCGCGGCTGAAGGCGCAGGAGGCCCGCGAGGAGGCCAGCCTGGCGACCTATGACCAGACCGTGCTGCGGGCCATCGAGGACCTGGAGAACGCCCTGGTCGCCTATCGCCAGCAGCAGGCGCAACTGGCAAGCCTGACCGAGCAGGCCAGCGCCTCGCGCCGGGCGGCGGAGCTGGCGCGGGTGCAGTATCGCGAGGGCGGGATCGACTTCCTTGTCCTGCTCGACGCGGAGCGCACCCTGCTGGCGGCGGAGGACGCGCTGAGCGTCGCGGAAACCGGCGTGAACACCAATGTGGTGGCCATCTACAAGGCATTGGGCGGGGGCTGGACTCCGGCCTGA
- a CDS encoding class I SAM-dependent methyltransferase gives MIEALLKQQIKVGDLTLRLPGGRTIRAGDGTGTPVTVRLNSRGVRRIAAKPTLGLGEAFMDEDLVFEQGRMWDLLEIVGRSGSRIPKGRGGVLTRLKRAIKRRIQQANGRVASRRNVHHHYDISNDLYRRFLDADMQYSCAYFPREGISLEEAQAAKKAHIGAKLRIEPGDEVLDIGSGWGGMAMTLARDFGADVTGVTLSTEQLELARERAAKAGLADRARFELTDYRDITRTFDRIVSVGMLEHVGAPNFRGYFETVRRLLDEDGVAVIHSIGRMEGPRTTNLFTNKYIFPGGYVPALSEIVSAAEDAGLWVTDVEILRIHYAETLRHWRERFLADPEIPSLYDARFLRMWEYYLASAEVGFRYGGHMVFQIQLTRKLDTLPITRDYLAGS, from the coding sequence ATGATCGAAGCTCTCCTCAAGCAGCAGATCAAGGTCGGCGACCTGACCCTGCGCCTTCCCGGCGGCAGGACGATCAGGGCCGGCGACGGGACCGGAACGCCGGTCACGGTCCGCCTCAACAGCCGGGGCGTCAGACGCATCGCCGCCAAGCCGACCCTGGGTCTTGGCGAGGCCTTCATGGACGAGGACCTGGTCTTCGAGCAGGGCCGCATGTGGGACCTGCTGGAGATCGTCGGCCGCAGCGGCTCGCGCATCCCCAAGGGACGCGGCGGGGTGCTGACCCGGCTGAAGCGGGCCATCAAGCGGCGCATCCAGCAGGCCAACGGACGGGTCGCCTCCCGCCGAAATGTGCACCACCACTACGACATCTCCAACGACCTCTACCGGCGGTTCCTGGACGCCGACATGCAGTACTCCTGCGCCTACTTTCCGCGCGAGGGGATAAGCCTGGAGGAGGCCCAGGCCGCCAAGAAGGCGCACATCGGCGCCAAACTGCGGATCGAACCGGGCGACGAGGTCCTGGACATCGGTTCGGGCTGGGGCGGCATGGCCATGACCCTGGCGCGCGACTTCGGCGCCGACGTCACCGGCGTGACCCTGTCCACCGAGCAGCTGGAGCTGGCCCGTGAACGGGCGGCCAAGGCGGGGCTGGCGGATCGAGCGAGGTTCGAGCTGACCGACTATCGCGACATCACGCGCACCTTCGACCGCATCGTCTCGGTCGGCATGCTGGAACATGTGGGGGCGCCGAACTTCCGGGGCTATTTCGAGACCGTCCGCCGGCTGCTGGATGAGGACGGCGTGGCCGTCATCCACTCCATCGGCCGCATGGAAGGCCCGCGCACCACCAACCTCTTCACCAACAAGTACATCTTCCCCGGCGGCTATGTGCCGGCCCTGTCGGAGATCGTCTCGGCGGCCGAGGACGCGGGCCTTTGGGTCACCGACGTGGAGATCCTGCGCATCCACTACGCCGAGACCCTGCGCCACTGGCGCGAGCGGTTCCTGGCCGATCCGGAGATCCCGTCGCTGTATGACGCGCGGTTCCTGCGCATGTGGGAGTATTATCTGGCCTCGGCCGAGGTGGGCTTCCGCTACGGCGGGCACATGGTCTTCCAGATCCAGCTGACCCGGAAGCT